The Pedobacter frigiditerrae genomic sequence AGGCATATTTCATAAAGTCTGAACCCCATAAACGTACAACCTTAGTTTTTTGAGGAACAGCAGAAGTTTTGCTTAAAATATCGGCTTGTAAAGTTTCAAAATAGTTAGCAGGAGTTTTAAATCCATCAATTTTAACCAAAGATTTGATTTCCTCTGTGGCAATTCTACTTTCAATTTGATTGCCTAAATCCTCAAAATAGTTTTGAGGAACAGTAAAACCTTGATTTTCCTTTTGCATTAAGCCATCAACAAAAACAGATTGATTAATTCGGCTTTGCAGTTTGTTAAAATAATTATCCGGCACACTATATGGCATTGTTCTAGGTAAGCTCGCTAATTGTGGTGCTTCCTTTTCCCATTCCATATTTTCATCCATTATATTCATCACGTACTATTGATGGTTTTTATTGTAAAAGGTTTAATACTTAATCTTCATTTATTAAAATACTTTCAATTTTTTTTACTGCAATATGAAATGAAGCCTTTAAAGCACCTACTGTAGTGCCCAAAACCTCAGAAATTTCATCATATTTCATGTCATCGAAATATTTCATGTTAAAAATAATTCGTTGTTTTTCTGGCAAGGTTAAAATGGCTTCCTGTAATTTCTTCTGAATTTTATCGCCATCAAAATAAGATGCAGCGGTTAGACTTTCTGCTAATTCTCCACTAACATCATCTAAAGAAATATTGTTCTTTAATTTTTTCTTATTCAGGAAGGTGATGGATTCATTGGTTGCGATTCTGTAAATCCAAGTATAAAGTTGAGAATCACTACGGAAATTGGCTAGATTTTTCCAGACCTTAACAAAGGTTTCTTGGACTAAATCATCAGTATCGTCATGGTCTATAACCAAACGACGAATATGCCAATAGATTTTTTGTTGATATTTATTTAAAAGCAAGTTGAAGGCTTCGTTCTGTGTTTTTTGAACACCAAACTTTTGCAATATTTCTGCGTCTTCAACCTGCTTCATTTTTTATGAGTTCTAATGTTATTTTGTTCCGTAATCTTTTCCGACTTTCGGACTAATAACTTCCGGACTTTCTAAACTTTTCTTTTCATTACTTTTTGAGCTGCAGCAACAATATCAGATGGATCCAATTTATACTTGGTCATTAATTGATCTGGTGTAGCACTTTCGCCAAAGCTGTCATTTACTGCAACAAACTCTTGTGGTGCAAGATATTCAGTTGTTAATAAACGAGCAACGCTTTCGCCTAGTCCGCCAAACTTGTTGTGCTCTTCACATGTTACCACACAACCAGTTTTCTTAACAGACTTTAGAATAGCTTCTTCATCTAAAGGTTTAATGGTGTGGATATTTATAATTTCTGCATCAATGCCTAGCTCAGCTAATTTTTCGCCAGCTTCAATTGCTCTCCAAACCATGTGGCCTGTTGCAATGATGGTTACATCTGTTCCTTCGTTAACCATCCAAGCTTTACCAATCTCAAATTTTTGGTCTTCTGCCGTAAATACAGGAATTACTGGGCGCCCAAAACGTAAATAAACTGGTCCTTCATATTCCATGATAGCTAAAGTAGCCGCTTTGGTTTGGTTATAATCGCAAGGATTGATAACTACCATTCCTGGCAACATCTTCATCAAACCAATATCTTCTAAAATTTGGTGAGTTGCACCATCTTCTCCTAAAGTTAAACCTGCATGTGATGCACATATTTTAACGTTCTTGCCAGAATAAGCAATAGATTGACGAATTTGGTCATAAACACGACCAGTAGAAAAGTTTGCAAAAGTACCTGTAAATGGAATTTTTCCATTGATAGTTAAACCTGCAGCAATACCCATCATATTAGCTTCTGCAATACCAACTTGCACAAATCTTTCTGGAAAATCTTTTATGAAAGCATCCATTTTTAAAGAGCCAACTAAATCTGCACAAAGCGCAACAACATTTTCATTACGTTTACCTGCTTCATGTAATCCAGCTCCAAAACCCGAACGTGTATCTTTCTTTTCTGTATATGTATATTTTTTCATTTTGAATAGTATTGAGTAAAGCGTATTGCGTATTGCGATTTAATCTCATTACGCATATCTCACTACGCTATACGTAAATTAATAATCCCCAGCTGTTTCTTTAAGTTGACCTAATGCCGATTCTAATTGTGCATCACTTGGTGCAGAACCGTGCCACTTGTGCGTACCTACCATAAAATCAACGCCGTAACCCATTTGTGTGCTCATTAAGTTTAAAATAGGTTTGCCTTTTCCAGTTAATGATTTAGCATAATGTAATGCTTTGGTTATTTCTGCCATATCATTACCATCAGAAGTTATTACGTGCCAACCGAAAGCTTCAAATTTAGCTTGAAGATTTTCTAATGATAAAACTTTTTCAGTCGGACCATCAATTTGTTGACCGTTGTAATCTACACTGGCAATTAAATTATCCACCTTGTGAAATGGTGCAAACATTAATGCTTCCCAGTTTTGGCCCTCTTGTAACTCACCATCGCCCATTAAGGCATAAACTAATCCTTTATCACCATCAATTTTTTTAGCTAAGGCAGCGCCGATAGCAACTGATAAACCTTGACCTAATGAACCAGATGCGATACGAACACCAGGTAAACCTTCATGTGTAGTTGGGTGACCTTGTAATCTTGAATCTAATTTTCTGAAAGTAGCTAATTCACTCACTTCAAAATAACCAGACCTTGCTAAAACGCTATACCAAACTGGCGAAATGTGTCCGTTTGAAAGAAAGAATAAATCCTCTCCAACACCTTCCATAGAAAATTTAGGGTTATGGTTTAATACTTCGAAATATAAGGCTGTAAAAAAATCTGCACAACCTAAAGATGCTCCTGGATGTCCAGATTGAACGGCGTGAACCATTCTTAAACAGTCTCTTCTTACTTGTGAAGCAATATCTTCTAGTTCACTAATTGAATGTTTCATTGATTTGTTTATTGTTTTTAAGGTAATGATTAAGCAAGCAGCAATTATTTGCTTGAATTGATCATTTTAGTATGGTTATTAAATTAAAGGCAAGGTAATTATAAAAATTTAAGGTATTTCTACTTTGCTAGTTTTTTTATATCACAGTTGTTGATTTCTGCAGGTATAATTGTTTTAATTTTCCAACAATTGCAATATTTTTTATCCTATGGGCTTAAACAGCAATTATTTAAGCAAATCTAACACTTGTGCCGTTGGTGCTTTTGAATCTACTTTGCTGATGATGTGTGCGATATTACCATCTTCGTCTATAATAAAAGTAGTACGGTTAGTTCCCATGTATTTTTTACCATACATATTTTTCTCTCCCCATACGCCATAAGCTTCCACAATGCTTTTATCGGTATCTGCCAAAAGAGTAAATGGCAAACTGTGCTTATTGATGAATTTTTGGTGAGACTTTTCATCATCTACACTTACACCTAAAACTTCAATTCCCTTTGCTTTTAATCCTTGGTAGTTATCACGGAAATCACAAGCTTCGGTGGTGCAACCTGGTGTATCATCCTTCGGGTAAAAATACAATACTACTTTTTGACCTTTATATTGACTTAAGGAAACAGTTTTTCCATCTTGGTCTTTTGAAGTAAATACTGGGGCTTTATCGCCTTGTTTAAGTGTGCTCATATCGTTTTAATTGTGAAATTGTTTTATTGTTGTTTGTATGCTGCTAACAATCTAGCCATCTAACAATCCAACAATTTTTATTTTAACTATCTATAAAAATCTATCGCGTATCTTTTGGTATTGTCTTTCATATCTACAACAAGTAACTCAAAAGTGTGCTTTCCCGTTGCGGTTCGTTCATCAAAGTTATGCCAAAGACTTGCACTTTTGGTGTCAAATTCCATCAAAACCCATTGGCCGTCAATATAGCCATTAAAACTTTTAATTCCAGATAGGTTGTCGCTAATTCTAAAACTCATTTTAGTTAAGCCAGCCATATTTTTGCCATTGGCGATGTTAACAGGAATGATATTCGGAGCAATGGTATCTATGGCAATGAAAAAACTACCAAAGTTACGAGGTGTGGCTTTTACATAGCCGTTTTCAAAATATCCACCTTGTGATGCTCGATTGGTGTTAACGATTAGGGCCTTGTTTTGATATTTACTTAAAGTACTATCAGCTTTTATCCAAAGCTCAAATCCAATATGCAGCGGCGTTAAGTTATTATGAATTTGATGAATTGCTGAAAAAGCATTTCCCTGTGGTTTTGGTAATGTTTTGTAAACAAAGTTGAGGTCGTTGTATAATGTGCCTTTTGGTAAGATTACTTTAACAAGCGCATTGTTAAATTCATTTACGTTGGCGTAAGAATAAAGAGTTCCGGCAGTTGGCGATGGAGTATTGATAATCGCTTTTGAATCTGCCTGTACATTAAATAATAAAGTACTTTTATTGCCTTTTGCATCTGTAATGACGTATTTCATTTCATGCAATTTGCCATCGTTAAAAGTAATTCTTCCGCTATTAACCAAATTGCTGTAAATCTGTAAGGGATTTCCTGGGTCTACAAAACTTTTTTGAATGCTTCTTTTAAGGTTAAGTAAAGCAGGATAATCGATATGTGAATTAATCGCTTTGCTATTCTCAAAACTAAAGCGCTCTAAGGCAGAAGTATAAATCGCCTTGCCATCTAAAAATAATTCGATAGAATAAACACCATTTAAACCCGAATTCCCACTATGTCTGTCTGTAGTAGAAATCCCAAAACCTACTTCGCCACTTAGGTTAATGGTTGTAACCTTATTTAAATTATACTTGCCTGCACCACCAACAACCTGAAAATATTGTTTGGGTGTAAGTTCATTAAAAGGTTTGCTATTAAGGCGATAAACATACATCGAAGAAATAACAGGAGGGATGTTGTCAGGGATTTGAATGCCCAATAACTGAGGATTTACCGTAGCTTCGGTTTTGGTATCACGCAATTCAAAATGCAAATGCGGTC encodes the following:
- a CDS encoding transketolase, producing MKHSISELEDIASQVRRDCLRMVHAVQSGHPGASLGCADFFTALYFEVLNHNPKFSMEGVGEDLFFLSNGHISPVWYSVLARSGYFEVSELATFRKLDSRLQGHPTTHEGLPGVRIASGSLGQGLSVAIGAALAKKIDGDKGLVYALMGDGELQEGQNWEALMFAPFHKVDNLIASVDYNGQQIDGPTEKVLSLENLQAKFEAFGWHVITSDGNDMAEITKALHYAKSLTGKGKPILNLMSTQMGYGVDFMVGTHKWHGSAPSDAQLESALGQLKETAGDY
- the bcp gene encoding thioredoxin-dependent thiol peroxidase; this translates as MSTLKQGDKAPVFTSKDQDGKTVSLSQYKGQKVVLYFYPKDDTPGCTTEACDFRDNYQGLKAKGIEVLGVSVDDEKSHQKFINKHSLPFTLLADTDKSIVEAYGVWGEKNMYGKKYMGTNRTTFIIDEDGNIAHIISKVDSKAPTAQVLDLLK
- a CDS encoding RNA polymerase sigma factor — encoded protein: MKQVEDAEILQKFGVQKTQNEAFNLLLNKYQQKIYWHIRRLVIDHDDTDDLVQETFVKVWKNLANFRSDSQLYTWIYRIATNESITFLNKKKLKNNISLDDVSGELAESLTAASYFDGDKIQKKLQEAILTLPEKQRIIFNMKYFDDMKYDEISEVLGTTVGALKASFHIAVKKIESILINED
- a CDS encoding transketolase family protein, which encodes MKKYTYTEKKDTRSGFGAGLHEAGKRNENVVALCADLVGSLKMDAFIKDFPERFVQVGIAEANMMGIAAGLTINGKIPFTGTFANFSTGRVYDQIRQSIAYSGKNVKICASHAGLTLGEDGATHQILEDIGLMKMLPGMVVINPCDYNQTKAATLAIMEYEGPVYLRFGRPVIPVFTAEDQKFEIGKAWMVNEGTDVTIIATGHMVWRAIEAGEKLAELGIDAEIINIHTIKPLDEEAILKSVKKTGCVVTCEEHNKFGGLGESVARLLTTEYLAPQEFVAVNDSFGESATPDQLMTKYKLDPSDIVAAAQKVMKRKV
- a CDS encoding M23 family metallopeptidase, with the protein product MFLPTKSTSLKLSFYILFLFVAIKADAQQIFSKNSYPLTDFRQPLDIVPPALAGSFGELRSNHFHSGADFRTNQRTGYPIYAVADGYISRLRVQNSGFGLALYINHPNGFTSVYGHLSRFSPKIAQQVKTIQYKNKSYETDEFPNSDLIPVRKGDVIAYSGNTGSSGGPHLHFELRDTKTEATVNPQLLGIQIPDNIPPVISSMYVYRLNSKPFNELTPKQYFQVVGGAGKYNLNKVTTINLSGEVGFGISTTDRHSGNSGLNGVYSIELFLDGKAIYTSALERFSFENSKAINSHIDYPALLNLKRSIQKSFVDPGNPLQIYSNLVNSGRITFNDGKLHEMKYVITDAKGNKSTLLFNVQADSKAIINTPSPTAGTLYSYANVNEFNNALVKVILPKGTLYNDLNFVYKTLPKPQGNAFSAIHQIHNNLTPLHIGFELWIKADSTLSKYQNKALIVNTNRASQGGYFENGYVKATPRNFGSFFIAIDTIAPNIIPVNIANGKNMAGLTKMSFRISDNLSGIKSFNGYIDGQWVLMEFDTKSASLWHNFDERTATGKHTFELLVVDMKDNTKRYAIDFYR